A genomic segment from Pedobacter sp. MC2016-14 encodes:
- a CDS encoding luciferase family protein yields MLILWSFIAKPQLLDWLDELETEVLSWQDTSLERHKYGGLQFNCGQQELGHIHGNGLLDILFSLKIKQLLMKEGKIEDHHRFSSSGWISFHLRNYEDAVYAKELMALAYRKCKEIRQHDDGNRKLS; encoded by the coding sequence ATGTTGATCTTATGGTCTTTTATTGCTAAGCCCCAATTGCTGGATTGGCTGGATGAGCTGGAAACTGAAGTGCTTTCATGGCAAGATACCAGCCTTGAGAGACATAAATATGGCGGTTTGCAGTTTAACTGTGGACAGCAAGAACTTGGGCATATTCACGGTAATGGCTTATTGGATATTTTATTTAGTCTCAAGATCAAACAGCTCCTGATGAAGGAAGGAAAAATAGAAGACCATCATAGATTTTCGTCTTCCGGCTGGATCAGCTTTCATCTTCGAAATTATGAGGACGCAGTTTATGCAAAAGAACTCATGGCCCTGGCCTATAGGAAATGTAAGGAAATTAGGCAGCATGATGATGGAAACAGGAAGTTAAGTTGA
- a CDS encoding potassium-transporting ATPase subunit F, whose translation MIALFLIAIAVFIYMTYVLIKPEKF comes from the coding sequence ATGATCGCATTATTCTTAATCGCAATCGCCGTTTTCATCTATATGACCTACGTGCTGATTAAACCTGAAAAATTTTAA
- a CDS encoding sigma-54 dependent transcriptional regulator, with protein sequence MKQTAVLIIDDEKKIGSLLARIIELEGFKVFLAVTGKEGLKVLANQEIGVVISDVKLPDFNGVELVKEIKNIKSYVEVINLTAFGTIADGVMAMKNGAFDYITKGDDNDKIIPLLYKAMDKAMLQLKVYELESKIQRQYNFDSILGHSRSIKEAVSLAQKVASSDTTVLILGETGTGKEVFAQAIHFESPRKLKPFVALNCSGFSPELLESELFGYKAGAFTGAVKDKKGLLEEANSGTLFLDEIGEMNLDLQAKLLRVLENQSFIKVGDTLTSKVNVRIIAATNRNLKEEADTGKFRLDLYYRLSVFTIPLPALRERKSDIELLAKHYLKLFAKKVNKPELKLTDKLLEVLTSYSWKGNIRELKNVIERLVILADGEVLDDAYLPAEFYTSGTEISSLDMADVEKKHIQKVLVHARGNKTETARLLGIGLTTLYRKMEEYKIG encoded by the coding sequence ATGAAACAAACAGCAGTTCTGATTATAGACGATGAAAAAAAGATTGGTAGTCTCCTGGCAAGGATCATAGAACTGGAAGGATTTAAGGTTTTTCTGGCGGTTACAGGTAAAGAAGGCTTAAAGGTTCTGGCTAACCAGGAAATTGGCGTTGTAATTAGTGATGTAAAGCTTCCCGATTTTAATGGCGTAGAGCTGGTTAAAGAAATAAAGAACATAAAATCTTACGTTGAAGTTATCAATTTAACCGCATTTGGTACCATAGCCGATGGCGTAATGGCCATGAAAAACGGTGCTTTTGATTACATTACCAAAGGTGATGACAATGATAAGATTATACCGCTGTTGTACAAGGCAATGGATAAAGCCATGCTTCAGCTAAAAGTATATGAACTGGAAAGTAAGATTCAGCGTCAATATAATTTTGATTCTATACTCGGACATTCCAGATCTATTAAAGAGGCAGTATCATTGGCTCAGAAAGTTGCATCTTCTGATACTACAGTATTGATTCTGGGCGAAACCGGTACGGGAAAAGAGGTGTTTGCCCAGGCTATCCATTTTGAAAGCCCCAGGAAGTTAAAGCCCTTTGTGGCGCTTAATTGTAGTGGATTTAGTCCTGAACTGCTGGAATCTGAACTTTTTGGCTATAAAGCAGGTGCCTTTACAGGTGCTGTGAAAGATAAAAAGGGTTTGTTGGAAGAGGCAAATTCTGGTACGCTGTTTCTGGACGAAATAGGAGAGATGAACTTAGACCTGCAGGCAAAATTGCTGAGGGTATTGGAAAACCAGTCTTTTATCAAGGTAGGTGATACCCTGACCAGTAAAGTGAATGTGAGGATTATAGCTGCCACTAACAGGAACCTGAAGGAGGAAGCCGATACGGGTAAATTTCGCCTTGATCTATATTACCGCTTATCGGTATTTACCATTCCTCTTCCTGCTTTGCGGGAACGTAAGAGTGACATTGAGTTGTTGGCAAAGCATTATCTGAAACTTTTTGCTAAAAAAGTAAACAAGCCGGAGCTGAAGCTCACGGATAAACTGCTGGAGGTGCTAACTTCCTATAGTTGGAAGGGGAACATCAGGGAATTGAAGAATGTCATTGAGCGGTTAGTGATTCTTGCTGATGGAGAAGTGTTGGATGATGCTTACTTACCTGCTGAATTTTACACATCTGGTACAGAAATAAGTTCACTGGATATGGCTGATGTAGAAAAAAAGCACATTCAAAAAGTGCTTGTTCATGCCCGGGGCAATAAAACGGAAACAGCAAGACTTTTAGGCATAGGCCTGACCACTTTATATAGAAAGATGGAAGAATATAAAATCGGTTAG
- a CDS encoding tRNA-(ms[2]io[6]A)-hydroxylase, which yields MLGLKLLTDPRWANIAESNLEEILTDHAWCEQKAATNAITLITNNSEHMDLVEELTAIAIEEMQHFQMVVDIIKQRGYTLGRERKDDYVGRLVKFNRKDGSRNSAFIDRLLFAAMIEARSCERFRVLSQNIKDPELAKFYHDLMVSEAGHYTTFLNFARKYTIDIDVDKRWKEWLDFEGELIQSFGTREAIHG from the coding sequence ATGCTTGGATTAAAACTGTTAACGGACCCGCGCTGGGCAAATATTGCGGAATCAAATTTAGAAGAGATTTTAACCGATCATGCCTGGTGTGAGCAGAAAGCGGCAACAAATGCCATAACGCTGATTACCAATAATTCTGAGCATATGGATTTGGTTGAAGAACTAACCGCCATTGCAATAGAGGAAATGCAGCACTTTCAAATGGTGGTGGATATTATTAAACAGCGTGGTTATACTTTGGGCCGCGAGCGGAAGGATGATTATGTAGGCCGTTTGGTAAAATTTAACCGTAAGGATGGCAGTAGAAATTCTGCTTTTATTGACCGCTTGTTGTTTGCCGCTATGATTGAAGCACGGAGCTGCGAGCGATTTAGGGTACTCTCTCAGAACATCAAGGATCCTGAACTGGCAAAATTCTACCATGACCTGATGGTTTCCGAAGCAGGTCATTATACCACTTTTCTAAATTTTGCCCGTAAGTATACCATAGATATTGATGTGGATAAGCGCTGGAAGGAATGGCTGGATTTTGAAGGCGAATTGATTCAAAGCTTTGGTACCAGGGAAGCCATTCACGGATAA
- a CDS encoding SRPBCC family protein, whose protein sequence is MKKIFNSRLLQGFTAANLLALAIIGLSKYYIVEGDGTLVFSEFVILPMIMGMISAWFWRDLGLSTKSIVGNSVVNGLIAILLSFIFLKEGVICLIIVSPLIFAFVVTGAFIGRKLFMRNNQTLNVSIFAVLLVVFVVDSRSEHYYQNLVADEIIINASPSEVWNHVVAFEKIKQENKYWLFQIGMPSPMQTTVEGNYKGAGRKCIFNNGYVFDEKIVTYEPAKDLTFDIVGQPRDPEIMGHIDILRGQFLLKDNGNGTTTLTGNSWYRLYVFPTWYYDIWAKSITRNVHLRVMDHIKELSEKN, encoded by the coding sequence ATGAAAAAAATTTTTAATTCTCGTTTGTTGCAGGGCTTTACTGCCGCCAATTTATTAGCCTTAGCTATAATTGGCCTTAGCAAATATTATATTGTAGAAGGCGACGGCACGCTTGTATTTTCAGAATTTGTTATTCTTCCTATGATCATGGGAATGATCTCCGCCTGGTTTTGGAGAGATCTTGGACTAAGTACAAAATCTATTGTAGGAAATTCAGTAGTGAACGGGCTCATTGCAATTCTGCTTAGTTTCATTTTTTTAAAAGAAGGTGTAATTTGCCTGATTATCGTCTCACCACTTATTTTTGCCTTTGTAGTTACCGGTGCTTTTATAGGACGAAAGCTATTCATGAGGAATAACCAGACCTTAAATGTCAGTATTTTTGCTGTGTTACTAGTTGTATTTGTGGTAGATTCCAGGTCTGAGCACTACTACCAGAACCTTGTGGCGGATGAAATCATTATCAATGCTTCTCCATCTGAAGTTTGGAACCATGTAGTGGCTTTTGAGAAAATTAAGCAAGAAAACAAATACTGGCTATTTCAAATCGGAATGCCAAGCCCTATGCAGACCACCGTGGAGGGAAATTATAAAGGAGCGGGACGTAAATGCATTTTTAATAATGGGTATGTGTTCGATGAAAAAATTGTAACATATGAACCAGCTAAAGACCTTACTTTTGATATAGTAGGACAACCACGTGACCCAGAAATTATGGGACACATTGATATTCTTAGAGGGCAATTTTTACTGAAAGATAATGGAAATGGAACTACCACTTTGACTGGCAATAGTTGGTATAGGCTGTATGTATTCCCTACATGGTATTACGATATATGGGCTAAAAGTATTACACGGAATGTACATTTGAGGGTAATGGACCACATCAAAGAATTGAGTGAAAAAAACTAG
- a CDS encoding glycosyltransferase family 4 protein, with product MDNKRLLVIGLVWPEPSSSAAGSRIVQLIEVFLSAGYEVTFASAASKSEFSYPLTTLGVTERDILLNDGSFNVFAKEINPALVLFDRFVMEEQFGWRLRQECPDACTILDTEDLHCLRNARQQAVKIQNPSSEATQPELNLFTDMAKREIASILRCDLSLIISQSEMDILQQQFRIDPSLLYYLPFLEEALSIEETENWKSFEEREGFVFIGNYLHEPNWHTLQVLKTKIWPLLRKFLPKVNLHIYGAYAPQKVMQMHNVNERFIVHGRAANAREAISSHRVLLAPIQFGAGLKGKLIDAMQVGTPSVTTALGAEAMQGELDWNGAIIDDPDLFVNKAALLYEDEQMWSLAQQNGVQIINQRYHKALFVADFIEKTESLAANIKTHRQHNFIGQVLQHHTANSNKYMSLWIEEKSKSGIH from the coding sequence ATGGACAACAAGCGTTTACTGGTTATTGGGCTGGTTTGGCCAGAGCCAAGTTCTTCCGCAGCGGGTAGCAGGATAGTTCAATTGATTGAGGTATTTCTATCCGCAGGTTATGAGGTTACTTTTGCTTCTGCGGCTTCGAAAAGCGAATTTAGTTATCCCCTAACAACTCTTGGAGTAACAGAACGTGACATCCTGCTAAATGACGGGAGTTTCAATGTTTTTGCAAAAGAAATAAACCCGGCTTTGGTGCTGTTTGACCGTTTTGTAATGGAAGAGCAATTTGGATGGCGGCTACGCCAGGAATGTCCTGACGCCTGCACAATTTTGGATACTGAAGATTTGCATTGTCTGCGCAATGCCAGACAACAAGCCGTCAAAATACAAAACCCATCTTCAGAAGCTACGCAGCCTGAACTGAATTTATTTACAGACATGGCCAAGCGTGAAATTGCTTCCATATTACGCTGTGATTTATCGCTCATCATTTCCCAGTCTGAAATGGACATCTTGCAACAACAATTCCGCATAGATCCATCTTTACTTTATTACCTCCCTTTTTTAGAAGAGGCGCTGAGCATTGAGGAAACAGAAAACTGGAAAAGCTTTGAAGAACGGGAAGGTTTTGTTTTTATCGGCAACTACCTACACGAACCCAACTGGCATACCTTACAGGTGCTAAAGACAAAGATCTGGCCGCTATTAAGAAAATTCCTGCCTAAAGTAAATTTGCATATTTATGGTGCCTATGCCCCTCAAAAGGTGATGCAAATGCACAATGTAAATGAGCGTTTTATTGTCCATGGCCGGGCGGCAAACGCCAGGGAAGCTATTTCATCTCATCGTGTTTTACTGGCTCCAATCCAATTTGGGGCCGGGCTTAAGGGTAAACTTATTGATGCCATGCAAGTTGGTACACCCTCGGTAACGACCGCTCTTGGTGCCGAAGCAATGCAAGGGGAATTAGACTGGAATGGTGCCATCATTGACGATCCAGACCTCTTTGTGAACAAGGCAGCACTGCTTTATGAAGATGAGCAAATGTGGAGCCTAGCACAACAAAATGGCGTTCAGATCATCAACCAGCGTTACCATAAGGCCTTATTTGTAGCTGACTTTATAGAAAAAACCGAATCTTTAGCCGCAAATATCAAAACCCACAGGCAACATAATTTTATTGGCCAGGTTTTGCAGCACCATACTGCAAATAGTAATAAATATATGTCCCTGTGGATTGAGGAAAAAAGTAAGTCAGGAATTCATTAA
- the kdpA gene encoding potassium-transporting ATPase subunit KdpA, whose product MNTELFGIIATYLLTLVIAIPLGKYLAKVFAGEKVWTDFLKPLERGIYKLSGINPKEEMNWKQHMKALLTINLVWLVYGFFMLMYQDKLPLNPDGNPGMSPDLSFNTIISFVVNCDLQHYSGESGVTYLTQHLVMMFLMFVSCATGIASAVVFFKAFRDKTTEKLGNFWDFFVKSITRLLLPLSFIVAIILAFNGTPTSYDAKDQFISLQGDTVNVSRGPAAGMIAIKHLGTNGGGWFGANSAHPLENPNYITNTVELVAQVIIPIAMVIAFGIFIRRRKLAWIIFGVMTIGMFLLLIPTVSSELGGNPALAKMGISQATGAMEGKEVRFGPAISGYWSTVTTIISTGSVNSMHDSTMPLTGAWQLLGMMVNSFYGGCGVGLLNYFIYLIIAVFISGLMVGRTPEFLGHKVEAREVKIAALITLLSPFLILAGTAIASYIFNTHGEADWAVQPKNWLNNPGFHGFSEMLYEVTSSNANNGSGFEGLGDNNILWNVLTGFVLLLGRFLPIIGPVAIAGLLGAKKYIPESAGTLKTDTLTFGLMTFAVIIVLNALSYFPALALGPLAEYFTMLK is encoded by the coding sequence ATGAACACTGAATTATTTGGAATTATAGCCACCTACTTGCTCACCTTGGTGATCGCTATTCCACTGGGTAAATACCTGGCTAAGGTATTTGCTGGAGAAAAGGTCTGGACTGACTTTTTAAAACCTTTAGAAAGGGGAATTTATAAGCTTTCCGGAATCAATCCGAAAGAAGAAATGAACTGGAAGCAACACATGAAAGCCTTATTAACCATCAACCTGGTTTGGTTAGTTTATGGCTTCTTTATGCTCATGTATCAGGACAAATTGCCTTTAAACCCGGATGGAAATCCGGGAATGAGCCCGGATCTTTCTTTTAACACCATCATTAGTTTTGTGGTAAACTGTGATTTACAGCATTACTCTGGAGAAAGTGGGGTAACCTACCTTACCCAGCATCTGGTGATGATGTTCCTGATGTTTGTCAGTTGCGCAACAGGTATTGCATCTGCTGTTGTGTTTTTTAAAGCATTCAGGGACAAAACAACCGAAAAATTAGGCAACTTCTGGGACTTTTTTGTAAAATCGATTACCAGATTGCTCTTGCCTTTATCTTTCATAGTGGCGATCATTCTTGCCTTTAATGGAACACCGACTAGTTATGATGCCAAGGATCAATTTATATCTCTTCAAGGCGATACGGTAAATGTTTCGAGAGGGCCTGCGGCTGGTATGATTGCCATTAAACATTTGGGAACCAATGGTGGCGGCTGGTTTGGTGCGAACTCAGCGCATCCATTGGAAAACCCGAATTATATCACCAATACAGTTGAGCTTGTTGCTCAGGTCATCATCCCGATTGCCATGGTAATTGCATTTGGAATATTTATCAGAAGAAGGAAACTAGCCTGGATAATTTTTGGGGTAATGACCATAGGAATGTTCTTGTTGCTCATTCCAACGGTAAGCTCGGAACTGGGGGGAAATCCTGCACTGGCTAAAATGGGAATATCACAAGCTACAGGTGCTATGGAAGGTAAAGAGGTTCGTTTTGGCCCAGCTATATCCGGTTATTGGAGTACGGTAACTACAATTATATCTACAGGATCTGTAAACAGTATGCACGATTCTACCATGCCATTGACTGGCGCCTGGCAATTGCTCGGTATGATGGTCAATTCCTTTTATGGTGGCTGCGGTGTAGGTTTGCTGAACTACTTTATCTATTTGATTATTGCCGTATTTATCTCAGGATTGATGGTGGGAAGAACACCGGAGTTTCTTGGCCATAAGGTAGAAGCCAGGGAAGTTAAAATTGCCGCTTTGATTACGCTGCTTAGTCCTTTTTTGATCCTGGCAGGAACAGCCATTGCGAGTTATATTTTTAATACACACGGAGAAGCCGACTGGGCAGTACAACCAAAAAATTGGCTCAATAATCCTGGCTTCCACGGCTTTTCAGAAATGCTGTATGAGGTGACTTCATCAAACGCAAATAATGGCTCTGGCTTTGAAGGCCTGGGTGACAATAACATCCTTTGGAATGTGCTTACGGGTTTTGTATTGTTACTGGGACGTTTTCTTCCAATTATTGGCCCGGTAGCCATTGCTGGTTTGCTTGGTGCTAAAAAATATATTCCTGAATCTGCAGGTACACTGAAAACAGATACGCTGACTTTCGGTCTGATGACCTTTGCTGTCATCATCGTACTAAATGCACTTTCTTATTTCCCTGCTTTGGCTTTAGGTCCATTGGCAGAATACTTTACGATGCTAAAATAG
- a CDS encoding TIGR01777 family oxidoreductase, whose protein sequence is MKHRKIVLAGGNGYLGGVLAEYYRPLAEEVVILSRKPAPQTGNIKTVVWDALHEGEWVDSLTGADLLINLCGKNVNCRYTEKNRAEIIRSRVLPTELLGKAIEKMSQPPALWINITSATVYRHAEDHPQDEETGEIGHGFSIEVCRRWEESFFNTNTPLTRKVALRMGIVLGRADGAFPRLFNLVKCGLGGKQGDGQQYMSWIHEQDAAKCTDWVLQNKALDGVINCTAPAPLKNVDFMAQIRKAWGVPFGLPAPTWLLSIGVLLIGTELELILKSRWVLPKRLLDSGYVFVFPKAEHAIKDIISIRI, encoded by the coding sequence ATGAAACACCGTAAAATTGTACTCGCCGGAGGTAACGGATACCTTGGTGGAGTTTTGGCAGAATATTACAGGCCTTTAGCAGAGGAGGTTGTTATTTTAAGCCGAAAACCAGCGCCACAAACAGGAAACATTAAAACAGTAGTTTGGGATGCACTTCATGAAGGTGAATGGGTTGACAGCTTGACTGGTGCAGATTTGCTCATCAATTTATGTGGCAAAAATGTTAATTGCCGATACACCGAAAAAAACAGAGCAGAAATTATCAGATCCAGAGTGCTGCCTACAGAATTACTAGGTAAGGCAATCGAGAAAATGTCGCAACCTCCGGCACTCTGGATCAATATTACCTCTGCAACAGTTTATCGCCATGCTGAAGACCATCCTCAGGATGAAGAAACTGGAGAAATAGGACATGGTTTTTCTATTGAAGTGTGCCGAAGATGGGAGGAATCTTTTTTTAATACGAATACCCCACTAACCAGAAAGGTAGCACTAAGGATGGGCATTGTATTGGGGAGGGCTGATGGTGCTTTTCCACGCTTGTTTAATTTGGTTAAATGTGGTTTAGGTGGAAAACAGGGTGATGGGCAGCAATATATGTCATGGATCCATGAACAGGATGCAGCAAAATGTACAGATTGGGTTTTGCAAAACAAAGCGCTGGATGGAGTCATCAATTGCACAGCACCAGCGCCACTAAAGAATGTAGATTTCATGGCTCAAATTAGGAAAGCCTGGGGGGTGCCTTTTGGCTTGCCTGCCCCAACCTGGTTGCTAAGCATCGGCGTGCTACTCATCGGTACAGAGTTGGAACTTATTCTAAAAAGTCGCTGGGTTTTACCAAAACGACTGCTAGACAGCGGCTATGTCTTCGTTTTTCCGAAAGCTGAGCATGCCATTAAGGACATTATTAGCATAAGAATTTAA
- a CDS encoding DUF6266 family protein, with translation MARLKNGILGHITGRVGDMIYYILNGKLVARGVSKTSTVPPSELQLASRARFAIANSFTKSVKDFVKVSFGEAKGPGQNAYSKAISTVLLNALSGAYPEYTLDYSKVILSLGSLQPAREPSAELQNGEVVFTWLSNNKWPVAADRVMMIAYCEELEEIAYSVGGQKRIVGRDVLNIPQEWSGQRVHLYISFCSEDQKKMANSEYLGNLII, from the coding sequence ATGGCACGTTTAAAAAATGGAATTTTAGGACATATTACTGGTAGAGTTGGAGACATGATTTACTACATACTAAATGGAAAACTGGTTGCACGTGGGGTCTCAAAAACATCTACTGTACCACCGTCAGAACTACAACTCGCATCGAGAGCTAGATTTGCAATTGCAAACAGCTTTACTAAATCTGTTAAGGATTTTGTAAAAGTCAGCTTTGGAGAAGCTAAAGGGCCTGGACAAAACGCTTATAGTAAGGCTATATCCACCGTGTTATTGAATGCACTAAGTGGAGCGTATCCAGAGTACACTCTTGATTACTCAAAAGTCATCTTAAGCCTTGGTAGTTTGCAGCCGGCCCGGGAGCCATCAGCTGAACTGCAAAATGGAGAAGTTGTATTTACCTGGTTAAGTAATAACAAATGGCCAGTTGCAGCAGACCGGGTAATGATGATAGCCTACTGCGAAGAATTGGAGGAAATAGCTTATAGTGTAGGAGGACAAAAACGAATTGTTGGACGCGACGTGCTTAATATTCCGCAGGAATGGAGCGGTCAAAGGGTTCATCTTTACATTTCTTTTTGTTCAGAAGATCAGAAAAAAATGGCTAACAGTGAATATCTTGGGAACTTAATAATTTAA
- a CDS encoding DUF6266 family protein has translation MAILENGILGNYKGKLGSTVGRVVNGRNVLTGLHDASIKPLTIEQLGQQCKMGLVSSFLNQGSNLIKRGFKPKKKIHTPMNMAVQYNLKHAITGNAPDLGLVYPNIVWSIGDLKNPFQFNVIALPEGVLKFSWTHSQPISEYAQASDQLMVFVYNATKERFTIVENATERASMEFVLTLPADLAGNELHVYSFFTGYKGRSSNSIYSQIKLY, from the coding sequence ATGGCAATTTTAGAAAACGGAATTCTTGGAAATTACAAAGGGAAGCTTGGTAGTACAGTAGGCAGAGTTGTAAATGGACGCAACGTGTTAACTGGTCTTCATGACGCATCCATTAAACCCTTAACTATCGAACAACTGGGCCAGCAGTGTAAAATGGGCCTGGTCAGTTCTTTTTTGAACCAGGGTAGTAACCTGATTAAGCGGGGTTTTAAACCTAAAAAGAAGATACACACGCCTATGAACATGGCGGTACAGTATAATCTTAAACATGCAATTACTGGTAATGCACCGGATTTAGGACTTGTATATCCTAATATCGTGTGGAGCATCGGGGATTTGAAAAATCCATTTCAGTTTAATGTTATAGCATTGCCAGAGGGAGTCTTGAAATTTAGCTGGACACATAGTCAACCCATTTCTGAGTATGCCCAGGCTAGCGATCAATTGATGGTGTTTGTATACAATGCCACAAAAGAACGCTTTACCATTGTTGAAAATGCTACTGAACGTGCAAGTATGGAGTTTGTATTGACTTTACCAGCAGATCTTGCAGGAAATGAATTACATGTTTATAGCTTTTTTACTGGTTATAAAGGCAGGAGCAGCAATAGTATCTATTCACAAATTAAATTATATTAA
- the kdpB gene encoding potassium-transporting ATPase subunit KdpB: MKTSSNKLFEPALVQTALKQSFIKLDPRVMIKNPVMFTVEIGTVIMAYVTIYSMSNSGQGAPAYNFIIFLILLLTVLFANFAEAIAEARGKAQADSLRKTREETPAKVLLADGKTEIRSSSLLKKGDVFICEAGDTIPTDGEIIEGIATIDESAITGESAPVIRESGGDKSSVTGGTKVLSDQIKVQVNTQPGESFLDKMIALVEGASRQKTPNEIALTILLASFTLVFIIVCVTLKPFADYANTPITIAALISLFVCLIPTTIGGLLSAIGIAGMDRALRANVITKSGKAVETAGDIDVLLLDKTGTITIGNRKATSFYPAPGVDMNHFIEACIMSSLADETPEGKSILELAAVQGHSIQAAPEGSNFIKFTAETRSSGLDTADGKRTRKGAFDSIRNMVLKAGNPFPVETEDQVKAISNNGGTPLVVALNEKTMGVIELQDIIKPGISERFERLRKMGVKTVMVTGDNPLTAKFIAEKAGVDDFIAEAKPEDKMNYIKEEQALGKLVAMMGDGTNDAPALAQADVGVAMNSGTQAAKEAGNMVDLDNDPTKLIEIVEIGKQLLITRGTLTTFSIANDVAKYFAIVPALFIASIPALQSLNIMGLHSPESAILSAVIFNAIIIPILIPLALKGVEYKAIGASALLRRNLLIYGLGGVIAPFIGIKIIDLLVGLFV; encoded by the coding sequence ATGAAAACCTCGTCAAATAAATTATTTGAACCTGCGTTGGTGCAAACTGCACTGAAACAGTCCTTCATTAAACTTGATCCCCGGGTAATGATTAAAAACCCGGTCATGTTTACCGTAGAGATCGGAACCGTGATTATGGCGTATGTTACAATATACTCCATGAGCAATAGCGGACAAGGTGCCCCTGCATATAACTTCATTATTTTTCTCATCCTGTTGCTGACCGTATTGTTTGCTAATTTTGCCGAGGCCATTGCCGAAGCAAGGGGTAAGGCACAGGCAGACTCATTGAGAAAAACAAGGGAGGAAACACCTGCCAAAGTTCTCCTTGCCGATGGTAAAACCGAAATACGCTCCTCTTCTTTACTTAAAAAAGGTGATGTATTTATCTGTGAGGCAGGTGATACGATTCCGACAGATGGTGAGATCATAGAGGGTATTGCTACAATCGATGAGTCTGCAATTACAGGGGAATCTGCACCGGTGATCCGGGAATCTGGTGGTGACAAGTCATCCGTAACTGGAGGTACCAAGGTATTGTCAGACCAAATTAAAGTGCAGGTAAATACACAGCCGGGCGAAAGCTTCCTGGATAAAATGATTGCACTTGTTGAGGGTGCTTCAAGGCAAAAAACGCCTAACGAGATTGCATTGACCATATTGCTGGCAAGTTTCACACTCGTGTTTATCATTGTATGTGTGACTTTAAAACCTTTTGCAGATTATGCGAATACTCCAATTACCATTGCTGCGCTAATTTCGTTATTTGTCTGCCTCATCCCCACAACAATTGGGGGACTTTTATCTGCTATTGGTATTGCGGGCATGGATAGGGCACTTAGGGCAAACGTGATTACCAAATCTGGTAAAGCTGTAGAAACCGCCGGTGACATTGACGTATTGTTATTGGATAAAACAGGGACAATTACAATTGGTAATCGTAAGGCCACTAGTTTTTATCCGGCGCCGGGAGTTGATATGAACCACTTTATTGAAGCTTGTATCATGAGCTCACTGGCAGATGAAACGCCAGAAGGTAAGTCTATTCTTGAGCTGGCCGCTGTACAAGGACACAGCATACAAGCAGCTCCGGAGGGTTCCAACTTCATTAAATTTACCGCAGAGACACGATCAAGCGGATTGGATACTGCCGATGGTAAGAGAACCCGTAAAGGCGCTTTTGATTCCATCCGAAATATGGTTTTGAAAGCTGGAAATCCCTTTCCGGTGGAGACAGAAGATCAGGTTAAGGCCATATCAAATAATGGAGGTACGCCCTTGGTGGTTGCACTCAACGAGAAAACTATGGGTGTAATAGAGCTGCAGGATATCATTAAACCGGGCATTAGCGAGCGTTTTGAGCGCTTACGTAAAATGGGTGTAAAAACGGTAATGGTTACTGGTGATAACCCATTGACCGCCAAATTTATTGCAGAGAAAGCAGGTGTAGATGATTTTATCGCTGAAGCAAAACCTGAGGATAAAATGAATTACATTAAGGAAGAACAGGCTTTAGGTAAGTTGGTTGCGATGATGGGTGATGGAACAAATGATGCGCCTGCGCTTGCACAAGCAGATGTTGGCGTGGCCATGAACAGTGGTACCCAGGCAGCTAAAGAGGCTGGTAACATGGTGGATTTGGATAATGACCCCACAAAGCTGATTGAGATAGTTGAAATCGGTAAGCAATTACTGATCACTCGTGGAACACTGACTACGTTTTCTATTGCAAATGATGTGGCAAAATACTTTGCTATTGTTCCGGCTTTGTTCATTGCTTCAATACCCGCTTTACAAAGCTTAAACATCATGGGCCTACATTCTCCGGAAAGTGCAATCCTCTCTGCGGTCATCTTCAATGCCATCATTATTCCTATTCTAATTCCATTGGCGCTTAAAGGGGTGGAATATAAAGCCATTGGCGCTAGTGCATTATTGCGCAGGAATCTACTGATTTACGGCCTTGGAGGTGTAATTGCACCGTTTATTGGAATTAAAATAATCGATTTACTAGTTGGCTTATTCGTTTAA